The Streptomyces nigra genome includes the window GGTCGCCATGGTCGCCGACGCCCGGCTGCACAGCTTCGCCTCCGCCAAGGCGCCGCGCGGCAAGGGCCAGCGCCTGGAGGTCACCATCACGGACGGCAGCGGCCGCCTCCAACTGGTCTTCTTCGGCAACGGCGTCCACAAGCCCCACAAGGAGCTCCTGCCGGGCACCCGCGCGATGTTCGCCGGCAAGGTCTCCGTCTTCAACCGCCGGCTCCAACTGGCCCACCCGGCGTACGAGCTGCTGCGCGACGACTCGGAGGAGGCCGTCGAGAGCTGGGCCGGCGCCCTCATCCCGCTCTACCCGGCCACCGCCAAACTCGAGTCCTGGAAGATCGGCAAGGCGATCCAGACGGTCCTGCCGAGTGCCCAGGAGGCCGTCGACCCGCTCCCGGAGTCCCTGCGCGAAGGACGGGGCCTCGTCCCTCTCCCCGAGGCACTGCTCAAGATCCACCGCCCGCACACCAAGGCCGACATCGAGGACGCCCGCGCCCGCCTCAAGTGGGACGAGGCCTTCGTCCTCCAGGTCGCGCTCGCCCGCCGCCGGCACGCCGACGCCCAGCTCCCCGCCGTCGCCCGCCGCCCCGCACCCGACGGACTCCTCACCGCCTTCGACGCCCGCCTCCCCTTCACCCTCACCGAGGGCCAGCAGCAGGTCTCCCGCGAGATCTTCGCCGACCTGGCCACCGAACACCCGATGCACCGGCTTCTCCAGGGCGAGGTCGGTAGCGGGAAGACCATGGTGGCGCTACGCGCGATGCTCGCCGTCGTCGACGCGGGCGGGCAGGCCGCCATGCTCGCGCCCACCGAGGTGCTGGCCCAGCAGCACCACCGGTCGATCGTCGAGATGATGGGCGAGCTGGCCGAGGGCGGCATGCTGGGCGGCGCCGAGCACGCCACCAAGGTCGTGCTGCTCACCGGGTCCATGGGAGCCGCCGCCCGCCGTCAGGCCCTGCTCGACCTGGTCACCGGCGAGGCAGGCATCGTCATCGGCACCCACGCCCTCATCGAGGACAAGGTGCAGTTCCACGACCTCGGCCTGGTCGTCGTCGACGAGCAGCACCGCTTCGGCGTGGAGCAGCGCGACGCCCTGCGGGGCAAGGGCAAGCAGCCCCCGCACCTGCTGGTCATGACGGCCACCCCCATCCCGCGCACGGTGGCGATGACCGTCTTCGGCGACCTGGAGACATCCGTCCTCGACCAGCTCCCCGCCGGCCGCTCGCCGATCGCCTCCCATGTCGTCCCGGCAGCCGACAAGCCCCACTTCCTCGCCCGCGCCTGGCAGCGCGTGCGCGAGGAGGTGGAGAACGGCCACCAGGCGTACGTCGTCTGCCCCCGCATCGGCGACGAGGAGGACGACCCGAAGAAGGGCAAGGCCAAGTCGCCCGAGGACGAGACCGAGAAGCGCCCGCCGCTGGCCGTCCTCGACGTGGCCGAGCAGCTCGCCAAGGGCCCCCTGAAGGGCCTCTCGGTCGAGGTGCTGCACGGCAGGATGCACCCCGACGACAAGGACGCCGTGATGCGCCGCTTCGCGGCCGGCGACACCGACGTCCTGGTC containing:
- the recG gene encoding ATP-dependent DNA helicase RecG — its product is MDLVPALDEPLKKVLGPPTAKVMAEHLGLHTVGDLLHHYPRRYEERGQLTHLADLPMDEHVTVVAMVADARLHSFASAKAPRGKGQRLEVTITDGSGRLQLVFFGNGVHKPHKELLPGTRAMFAGKVSVFNRRLQLAHPAYELLRDDSEEAVESWAGALIPLYPATAKLESWKIGKAIQTVLPSAQEAVDPLPESLREGRGLVPLPEALLKIHRPHTKADIEDARARLKWDEAFVLQVALARRRHADAQLPAVARRPAPDGLLTAFDARLPFTLTEGQQQVSREIFADLATEHPMHRLLQGEVGSGKTMVALRAMLAVVDAGGQAAMLAPTEVLAQQHHRSIVEMMGELAEGGMLGGAEHATKVVLLTGSMGAAARRQALLDLVTGEAGIVIGTHALIEDKVQFHDLGLVVVDEQHRFGVEQRDALRGKGKQPPHLLVMTATPIPRTVAMTVFGDLETSVLDQLPAGRSPIASHVVPAADKPHFLARAWQRVREEVENGHQAYVVCPRIGDEEDDPKKGKAKSPEDETEKRPPLAVLDVAEQLAKGPLKGLSVEVLHGRMHPDDKDAVMRRFAAGDTDVLVATTVIEVGVNVPNATAMVIMDADRFGVSQLHQLRGRVGRGSAPGLCLLVTEMPEASPARQRLGAVASTLDGFELSRIDLEQRREGDVLGQAQSGARTSLRMLAVIEDEEIIAQARQEAAALVEGDPELTGLPGLRTALDALLDEEREQYLEKG